One Salmo trutta chromosome 12, fSalTru1.1, whole genome shotgun sequence genomic region harbors:
- the LOC115204647 gene encoding macrophage mannose receptor 1-like isoform X1: MLVCSPQGCPSSPHNVGLFSTGLSVLPSSLPHQFHFVNMTETWTEAQSFCRQNYTDLATIDDDMADMKKLNNTVSASWSGSAWIGLYLSRFIQPAVGIINTSLGVWSDQSGSSYRNWDSNEPNWGDDVDFCAEVTFSGKWNDAGCNFSKNFICYDDELVLVSENKTWSEALWHCRDLDMELVSAHNQSIQHWVQQRAKMASSLFVWLGLRYTCTLDFWFWVNGEESCYHNWANGEGYNTSKEQCGNTGAIQRDGGQWVGKAENERFNFICSKSDDY, encoded by the exons ATGTTGGTTTGTTCTCCACAGGGCTGTCCATCCTCCCCTCATAATGTTGGTTTGTTCTCCACAGGGCTGTCcgtcctcccctcatccctccctcatcAGTTCCACTTTGTGAACATGACAGAGACCTGGACTGAAGCTCAGAGTTTCTGCAGACAGAACTACACTGACCTGGCCACCATAGATGATGACATGGCAGATATGAAGAAGCTCAATAACACAGTATCAGCTAGTTGGAGCGGTTCAGCCTGGATAGGGCTGTATCTCAGCAGATTTATTCAGCCTGCAGTAGGGATTATAAATACATCTCTTGGAGTCTGGTCTGACCAGAGTGGCTCCTCCTACAGAAACTGGGATTCAAACGAGCCGAATTGGGGAGATGATGTAGATTTCTGTGCAGAAGTAACATTTTCTGGAAAGTGGAACGATGCAGGATGTAATTTCTCAAAAAACTTTATTTGCTACGATG ATGAACTGGTCCTGGTCTCAGAGAACAAGACGTGGTCAGAAGCCCTGTGGCACTGCAGAGACCTGGACATGGAGCTGGTGTCTGCCCACAACCAGAGCATCCAGCACTGGGTCCAACAAAGAGCCAAGATGGCCTCCAGTCTCTTCGTCTGGCTGGGCCTGAGGTACACCTGCACCCTGGACTTCTGGTTCTGGGTCAATGGAGAAGAGTCCTGCTACCACAACTGGGCCAATGGGGAGGGCTACAACACCAGCAAGGAGCAGTGTGGGAACACGGGGGCCATTCAGAGAGACGGGGGACAGTGGGTCGGCAAGGCTGAGAATGAGAGATTCAACTTCATCTGCAGCAAAAGTGATG ATTACTAG
- the LOC115204647 gene encoding low affinity immunoglobulin epsilon Fc receptor-like isoform X3, whose translation MDQSLFLILLFSDELVLVSENKTWSEALWHCRDLDMELVSAHNQSIQHWVQQRAKMASSLFVWLGLRYTCTLDFWFWVNGEESCYHNWANGEGYNTSKEQCGNTGAIQRDGGQWVGKAENERFNFICSKSDDY comes from the exons ATGAACTGGTCCTGGTCTCAGAGAACAAGACGTGGTCAGAAGCCCTGTGGCACTGCAGAGACCTGGACATGGAGCTGGTGTCTGCCCACAACCAGAGCATCCAGCACTGGGTCCAACAAAGAGCCAAGATGGCCTCCAGTCTCTTCGTCTGGCTGGGCCTGAGGTACACCTGCACCCTGGACTTCTGGTTCTGGGTCAATGGAGAAGAGTCCTGCTACCACAACTGGGCCAATGGGGAGGGCTACAACACCAGCAAGGAGCAGTGTGGGAACACGGGGGCCATTCAGAGAGACGGGGGACAGTGGGTCGGCAAGGCTGAGAATGAGAGATTCAACTTCATCTGCAGCAAAAGTGATG ATTACTAG
- the LOC115204647 gene encoding macrophage mannose receptor 1-like isoform X2 codes for MDQSLFLILLFSGLSVLPSSLPHQFHFVNMTETWTEAQSFCRQNYTDLATIDDDMADMKKLNNTVSASWSGSAWIGLYLSRFIQPAVGIINTSLGVWSDQSGSSYRNWDSNEPNWGDDVDFCAEVTFSGKWNDAGCNFSKNFICYDDELVLVSENKTWSEALWHCRDLDMELVSAHNQSIQHWVQQRAKMASSLFVWLGLRYTCTLDFWFWVNGEESCYHNWANGEGYNTSKEQCGNTGAIQRDGGQWVGKAENERFNFICSKSDDY; via the exons GGCTGTCcgtcctcccctcatccctccctcatcAGTTCCACTTTGTGAACATGACAGAGACCTGGACTGAAGCTCAGAGTTTCTGCAGACAGAACTACACTGACCTGGCCACCATAGATGATGACATGGCAGATATGAAGAAGCTCAATAACACAGTATCAGCTAGTTGGAGCGGTTCAGCCTGGATAGGGCTGTATCTCAGCAGATTTATTCAGCCTGCAGTAGGGATTATAAATACATCTCTTGGAGTCTGGTCTGACCAGAGTGGCTCCTCCTACAGAAACTGGGATTCAAACGAGCCGAATTGGGGAGATGATGTAGATTTCTGTGCAGAAGTAACATTTTCTGGAAAGTGGAACGATGCAGGATGTAATTTCTCAAAAAACTTTATTTGCTACGATG ATGAACTGGTCCTGGTCTCAGAGAACAAGACGTGGTCAGAAGCCCTGTGGCACTGCAGAGACCTGGACATGGAGCTGGTGTCTGCCCACAACCAGAGCATCCAGCACTGGGTCCAACAAAGAGCCAAGATGGCCTCCAGTCTCTTCGTCTGGCTGGGCCTGAGGTACACCTGCACCCTGGACTTCTGGTTCTGGGTCAATGGAGAAGAGTCCTGCTACCACAACTGGGCCAATGGGGAGGGCTACAACACCAGCAAGGAGCAGTGTGGGAACACGGGGGCCATTCAGAGAGACGGGGGACAGTGGGTCGGCAAGGCTGAGAATGAGAGATTCAACTTCATCTGCAGCAAAAGTGATG ATTACTAG